In one window of Corynebacterium mycetoides DNA:
- the ilvA gene encoding threonine ammonia-lyase IlvA, whose translation MNAASNAASNAASNFQPVHAADIQAAQARISSVIEPTPLQYCPRLSERYGVEVYLKREDLQDVRSYKIRGAYYNIASLSDEEKAAGVVAASAGNHAQGVAYACRVMGIRGKIFVPKPTPKQKRDRILVHGGDAIELVVVGNNFDEAAEAARADAAERGATVVEPFDARATVTGQGTVAAEIVSQLTVLGRELGSVIVPVGGGGLLAGVTSYLADMAPLTSIVAVEPKGAASLHAAIDNGGPVTLDEVDPFVDGAAVKRVGAYPYEIIDANLSRIHLVTADEGAVCTEMLGLYQNEGIIAEPAGALSVAGLSGVTLEPGSTVVCIISGGNNDVLRYAEIMERSLVHRGLKHYFLVNFPQEPGQLRSFLTDILGPEDDIVLFEYLKKNNRETGTALVGVELTRARDLEPLMERMEASPIDCRRLMPGTQEYDFIVAG comes from the coding sequence ATGAACGCAGCCTCGAACGCAGCCTCTAATGCAGCATCGAACTTCCAGCCCGTGCACGCGGCCGACATCCAGGCGGCGCAGGCGCGAATTTCGTCTGTCATTGAGCCGACCCCGCTGCAGTACTGCCCGCGCCTGTCCGAGCGCTACGGGGTGGAGGTGTACCTCAAGCGCGAGGACCTGCAAGACGTTCGCTCCTACAAGATCCGCGGGGCCTACTACAACATCGCCAGCCTCAGCGACGAGGAGAAGGCCGCGGGCGTCGTGGCGGCTTCCGCCGGCAACCATGCCCAGGGCGTTGCCTACGCCTGCCGGGTGATGGGCATCCGCGGCAAGATCTTCGTGCCCAAGCCCACGCCGAAGCAGAAGCGCGACCGCATTCTCGTCCACGGCGGCGACGCAATCGAGCTGGTGGTGGTGGGCAACAACTTCGACGAGGCCGCCGAGGCCGCGCGCGCGGACGCCGCCGAGCGCGGCGCCACCGTCGTCGAGCCTTTCGACGCCCGCGCCACCGTCACCGGTCAGGGCACCGTCGCCGCCGAGATCGTGAGCCAGCTGACGGTGCTCGGGCGCGAGCTGGGCAGCGTCATCGTTCCCGTCGGCGGCGGCGGGCTACTCGCGGGCGTGACATCCTACCTGGCGGACATGGCGCCGCTGACGTCGATCGTCGCCGTGGAGCCGAAGGGGGCGGCGTCGCTGCACGCGGCGATTGACAACGGCGGGCCGGTCACGCTCGACGAGGTGGACCCCTTTGTGGACGGCGCGGCGGTCAAGCGCGTCGGCGCCTACCCGTACGAGATCATTGACGCGAACCTGAGCCGCATCCACCTTGTCACCGCGGACGAGGGCGCGGTGTGCACCGAGATGCTGGGGCTCTACCAGAACGAGGGCATCATCGCCGAGCCCGCGGGAGCGTTATCCGTTGCTGGCCTGAGCGGCGTGACGCTGGAGCCGGGCAGCACGGTGGTGTGCATCATCTCGGGCGGCAACAACGACGTGTTGCGCTACGCCGAGATCATGGAGCGCTCCCTGGTCCACCGCGGTCTCAAGCACTACTTCCTGGTCAATTTCCCGCAGGAGCCGGGCCAGCTGCGCTCCTTCCTCACCGACATCCTGGGTCCCGAGGACGACATCGTGTTGTTCGAGTACTTGAAGAAGAACAACCGCGAGACCGGCACAGCGCTCGTCGGCGTGGAGCTGACCCGCGCGCGGGACCTCGAGCCGTTGATGGAGCGGATGGAGGCCTCGCCGATCGACTGCCGCCGGCTCATGCCGGGCACGCAGGAGTACGACTTCATCGTCGCCGGCTAG
- the treZ gene encoding malto-oligosyltrehalose trehalohydrolase, whose amino-acid sequence MSLPEQFEVWAPFAHDVRLLVDDAEHPMSPDPTRSGWWVLAPEIAAPRDGQRYAYRLFDGTDWTKALPDPRTRRQPDGVHGASAIVDSDFPWTDDAWRGRHLRGQVIYELHVGTFTAEGTFEAAAGKLDYLLDLGINSIELMPVQPFGGERNWGYDGVDWFAVQESYGGPRGLKKLVDAAHNRGIAVILDVVYNHFGPDGNYNGMFGPYTTAGSTDWGDVVNLSGPASDEVRAYILDAVRQWLDEFHLDGLRLDAVHAYDDRRAYSIMEEIRRVSDSVAGQTGIPRTIIGETDQNDPRIVNDESVGGYGLSAQWLDDVHHCIHTLVSGERHAYYVDFGTVDILADTLRHAYRFRNTFSEFRRRTHGRPLDLSQIGPWRMITYTTTHDQTGNRAAGDRPSQSLTAAQQLLKAAVVLCSPFTPMLFMGEEYGARTPFPFFCSHTDEELNRLTREGRFTEFARLGWNPEDVADPADPATFYSAKLSWEFDRDQDEIFEAYQALIGLREQYDFALDDLRELEVDNSDAWLTMGYKDVFLAANFTDAPVTVPHGGTLVYSFGDPTVTAEETVLEPWGFALVER is encoded by the coding sequence ATGTCTTTACCCGAACAATTCGAGGTCTGGGCACCGTTTGCGCACGACGTCCGATTGCTAGTCGACGACGCCGAGCACCCCATGTCCCCCGACCCGACCCGCAGCGGCTGGTGGGTCCTCGCACCCGAGATCGCCGCCCCGCGCGATGGCCAGCGCTACGCCTACCGGCTTTTCGACGGCACCGACTGGACCAAGGCGCTGCCCGACCCCCGCACACGCCGCCAACCAGACGGGGTGCACGGCGCCTCCGCCATCGTGGACTCCGACTTTCCCTGGACGGACGACGCGTGGCGGGGACGGCACCTGCGCGGCCAGGTGATCTACGAGCTGCACGTGGGCACGTTCACCGCCGAGGGCACCTTCGAGGCGGCCGCCGGCAAGCTGGATTACCTGCTTGACCTCGGGATCAACTCCATCGAGCTCATGCCCGTCCAGCCGTTCGGCGGCGAGCGCAACTGGGGGTACGACGGCGTGGACTGGTTCGCGGTCCAGGAATCCTACGGCGGCCCGCGCGGGCTGAAAAAGCTTGTCGACGCCGCGCACAACCGGGGCATCGCCGTCATCCTCGACGTGGTGTACAACCACTTCGGGCCCGACGGCAACTACAACGGCATGTTCGGCCCGTACACGACGGCCGGCAGCACCGACTGGGGCGACGTGGTCAACCTCTCCGGCCCCGCCTCGGACGAGGTGCGCGCCTACATCCTGGACGCGGTGCGGCAGTGGCTCGACGAGTTCCACCTCGACGGGCTGCGCCTCGACGCCGTGCACGCCTACGACGACCGCCGCGCCTACTCCATCATGGAGGAGATCCGCCGCGTGTCCGACTCCGTCGCCGGGCAGACCGGGATTCCGCGCACCATCATCGGGGAGACCGATCAAAACGACCCCCGCATTGTCAACGACGAGTCCGTCGGCGGCTACGGTCTCTCCGCTCAGTGGCTTGACGACGTCCACCACTGCATCCACACCCTGGTCAGCGGCGAGCGGCACGCGTACTACGTCGACTTCGGCACCGTCGACATCCTCGCCGATACCCTGCGCCACGCCTACAGGTTCCGCAACACCTTCTCGGAGTTCCGGCGCCGCACCCACGGCCGCCCCCTCGACCTGTCCCAGATCGGCCCGTGGCGGATGATCACCTACACCACCACCCACGACCAGACGGGCAACCGGGCGGCCGGGGACCGGCCGTCGCAAAGCTTGACGGCGGCCCAGCAGCTGCTCAAGGCGGCCGTGGTGCTGTGCTCCCCGTTCACCCCGATGCTGTTCATGGGCGAGGAGTACGGGGCGCGCACCCCCTTCCCCTTCTTCTGCTCGCACACGGACGAGGAGCTCAACCGGCTCACCCGCGAGGGCCGCTTCACCGAGTTCGCCCGCCTCGGCTGGAACCCGGAGGACGTGGCGGACCCCGCCGACCCGGCGACGTTCTACTCGGCGAAGCTGTCGTGGGAGTTCGACCGGGACCAGGACGAAATCTTCGAGGCGTACCAGGCGCTCATCGGGTTGCGCGAGCAGTACGATTTCGCCCTCGACGACCTGCGCGAACTGGAGGTGGACAACTCGGACGCCTGGCTGACGATGGGCTACAAGGACGTGTTCCTCGCCGCCAACTTCACCGACGCGCCCGTCACGGTGCCCCACGGCGGCACGCTGGTGTACTCCTTCGGCGACCCGACCGTGACCGCCGAGGAGACGGTGCTCGAGCCGTGGGGGTTCGCGCTCGTCGAGCGCTAG
- a CDS encoding RNA-binding S4 domain-containing protein — protein MTAPDSAPVRLDVWLWAVRIFKTRSQSADAVRAGHVKLNEAPAKPAAQVVPGDHVRVWKDHRYLEFEVTGTVRKRVGAPVASTMYVDKSPPPPPRDIFASLPVRDRGAGRPTKKDRRAIDRLRGL, from the coding sequence ATGACAGCCCCCGATTCCGCGCCCGTCCGCCTCGACGTGTGGCTGTGGGCGGTGCGCATTTTCAAGACCCGCTCCCAATCCGCCGACGCCGTCCGCGCCGGGCACGTCAAGCTCAACGAAGCGCCGGCGAAGCCCGCCGCCCAGGTGGTTCCGGGCGACCACGTGCGGGTGTGGAAAGACCACCGCTACCTCGAGTTCGAAGTCACCGGCACCGTGCGCAAACGCGTCGGCGCCCCGGTGGCGAGCACGATGTACGTGGACAAATCCCCGCCGCCGCCCCCGCGCGACATCTTCGCCTCGCTGCCGGTGCGCGACCGCGGCGCCGGCCGGCCCACGAAGAAGGACCGCCGCGCCATCGACCGGCTGCGCGGGCTGTAA
- a CDS encoding exonuclease domain-containing protein: MESADNAPALPAGDALSTNGATIFADGATLVARPTPLRAALTGSAADVRIDASALAGVRVNDGDAYRGAVCDVEHSDGTLVVRFVPGDTAGPQQLDELVQALRSGRIPDSTSASGGAGAGDGDGASAGIPGFDLVGFDVETANQNWGSICQIGLVRVIDGVEVKRASWLCTPPKGMDQFDPSNVAIHGISAEDVAGQPSVAQRIDQLVDFVGDLPLVAHNAQFDATALRDACRAVGRDIPTVMFACTLAQSRAAKLDVANHRLPTLAEKFGVGLDNHHDACEDAAACAGIMVGLARDAGHEGSLMSYVHSTGFSMGVIAPERVTPVLRDRSGAARALQAELAHGGVVTPRGSNQHSPAADGSPATAADSSRPGARTAPSGEQERSARGPAPWQSVATPDTVPEPNPDADPNAPLYGHNVTLTGEFEPFDKGQLWAGIADQGGQVGKNVTKKTTILVTGEWATTTTKEKRARELMDKGQEIEIWPAQRLFDALGLEQPPF, encoded by the coding sequence GTGGAATCCGCGGATAACGCTCCCGCCCTGCCCGCAGGGGATGCCTTAAGCACCAACGGGGCGACGATTTTCGCCGACGGCGCCACGCTCGTGGCACGTCCCACGCCGTTGCGCGCGGCTCTCACCGGCTCCGCGGCGGATGTCCGCATCGACGCCTCCGCCCTTGCCGGTGTCCGTGTCAACGACGGTGACGCCTACCGCGGCGCCGTGTGCGACGTCGAGCACTCGGACGGAACGCTGGTGGTGCGGTTTGTGCCGGGCGACACTGCCGGCCCGCAGCAGCTCGATGAGCTCGTCCAGGCGCTGCGTTCCGGCCGGATCCCCGACTCGACCTCCGCCAGTGGCGGTGCCGGCGCCGGTGACGGCGACGGAGCAAGCGCCGGCATCCCGGGATTCGACCTCGTGGGCTTCGATGTGGAGACGGCGAACCAGAACTGGGGGTCTATCTGCCAGATCGGCCTGGTGAGGGTGATCGACGGCGTGGAGGTGAAACGAGCCTCGTGGCTGTGCACTCCCCCGAAGGGGATGGATCAGTTCGATCCATCCAACGTGGCTATCCACGGCATCTCCGCCGAGGATGTGGCGGGGCAGCCGTCAGTGGCGCAGCGGATTGACCAGCTCGTCGACTTCGTCGGCGACCTGCCGCTCGTGGCGCACAACGCGCAGTTCGATGCCACAGCCCTGCGCGACGCGTGCCGCGCGGTCGGCCGGGACATCCCGACCGTGATGTTCGCCTGCACCCTCGCGCAGTCTCGGGCGGCGAAGCTGGACGTGGCCAACCACCGCCTGCCCACCCTCGCCGAGAAGTTCGGCGTCGGGCTGGACAACCACCACGACGCGTGCGAGGACGCCGCCGCGTGCGCGGGCATCATGGTGGGGCTGGCGCGCGACGCCGGGCACGAAGGCAGCCTCATGAGTTACGTCCACTCGACGGGGTTTTCCATGGGGGTGATCGCGCCCGAGCGGGTCACCCCGGTGCTGCGCGACCGCTCCGGGGCCGCCCGCGCGCTCCAGGCCGAGCTGGCCCACGGCGGCGTGGTCACCCCGCGCGGCAGCAACCAGCACTCCCCCGCCGCGGACGGTTCGCCCGCAACCGCCGCCGATTCCTCCCGGCCCGGCGCGCGGACGGCGCCCTCCGGCGAGCAGGAGCGCTCCGCCCGCGGGCCCGCCCCGTGGCAGTCGGTGGCAACCCCTGACACCGTCCCGGAGCCGAACCCGGATGCGGACCCGAACGCCCCGCTGTACGGGCACAACGTCACCCTCACCGGCGAGTTCGAGCCCTTTGACAAGGGCCAGCTGTGGGCGGGTATCGCCGACCAAGGCGGCCAGGTGGGCAAGAACGTAACCAAGAAGACGACGATCCTGGTCACCGGCGAGTGGGCGACGACGACAACCAAGGAGAAGCGCGCCCGCGAGCTGATGGACAAGGGCCAAGAGATCGAGATCTGGCCCGCGCAGCGTCTCTTTGACGCGCTCGGGCTGGAGCAGCCGCCGTTCTAG
- a CDS encoding GTP pyrophosphokinase yields MNNDTIARLGSTYFAWVNAHPEAATAFQQALVELLGDAGVNYDRVDVRIKSWPSLKAKARKQRDGAPVYPDPWNDIRDIIGARITVLHSTEIPAVLKLVADEFEVLRSVDKAQETRVAGGFGYGSHHVVLRVTEKSENLESYAGTQFEVQIRTVLQHAWAEFEHDIRYKRSGEATDPQIDRAFTLAAGLIELADQQFDKIASINNPHHTVDTGVDAELAPETLPGVLTVLLGNRFPLSRPSDYRFLMELLRAHGIETLSRLTEVVDAADVEAVENVMDYAFVPGQVRIIDDILLNRFGAAHIERTAEAGNRPKMRRSRLGTRLAALREGRG; encoded by the coding sequence GTGAACAACGACACGATCGCCCGGCTCGGCTCCACGTACTTCGCGTGGGTAAACGCCCACCCAGAGGCGGCGACGGCGTTCCAGCAGGCGTTGGTCGAGCTGCTTGGCGACGCCGGCGTGAACTACGACCGCGTCGACGTCCGCATCAAATCGTGGCCGTCGCTCAAAGCGAAGGCCCGCAAGCAGCGCGACGGCGCGCCGGTCTACCCCGACCCGTGGAACGACATCCGCGACATCATCGGGGCGCGGATCACCGTGCTGCACTCCACCGAGATCCCTGCGGTGCTGAAGCTTGTGGCGGACGAGTTCGAGGTGCTGCGCAGCGTCGATAAGGCGCAGGAGACGCGCGTGGCCGGCGGGTTCGGGTACGGCTCCCACCACGTCGTCCTGCGCGTGACCGAGAAGTCCGAGAACCTGGAGTCCTACGCCGGCACCCAGTTCGAGGTGCAAATCCGCACGGTGCTGCAGCACGCGTGGGCGGAGTTCGAGCACGACATCCGCTACAAGCGCTCGGGCGAGGCAACGGACCCGCAGATCGACCGGGCGTTCACGCTGGCCGCCGGGCTCATCGAGCTGGCGGACCAGCAGTTCGACAAGATCGCGAGCATCAACAACCCCCACCACACGGTGGACACCGGGGTGGACGCGGAGCTCGCCCCCGAGACCCTGCCCGGGGTGCTCACGGTCCTTCTGGGCAACCGCTTCCCCCTGTCGCGCCCGAGCGATTACCGCTTCCTCATGGAGCTGTTGCGCGCCCACGGCATTGAGACGCTGTCGCGTCTGACGGAGGTGGTCGACGCCGCCGACGTGGAGGCCGTGGAAAACGTGATGGATTACGCGTTCGTGCCCGGCCAGGTCCGCATCATCGACGACATCCTGCTCAACCGCTTCGGCGCCGCGCACATCGAGCGCACCGCCGAGGCGGGCAACCGGCCGAAGATGCGGCGCTCGCGGCTGGGGACACGCCTTGCTGCGCTGCGGGAGGGACGCGGCTAG
- a CDS encoding IMPACT family protein has protein sequence MPNIPPPYDRPAAGPPVTYELEIKRSRFIAWVARAEDEAQARELVDAARAAFPDARHHCSAFIVDGGATHPIERSSDDGEPSGTAGTPMLDVLRGSGMRDVAAVVTRYFGGIKLGAGGLVHAYSNAAAGATELVPRVRRRVRELSTVSLPHAEAGRVESELRRAGIDVVAIDYAAAARYTLAFDPGEAARVDAVVAAATHGAAQARSAGHDWVEVGVEVDVEVDVEVDGDR, from the coding sequence ATGCCAAACATTCCGCCTCCGTATGATCGGCCCGCCGCCGGCCCGCCGGTGACCTACGAGCTGGAGATCAAGCGCTCCAGGTTCATCGCCTGGGTCGCCCGCGCGGAGGACGAGGCGCAGGCGCGCGAGCTTGTCGACGCCGCCCGCGCCGCGTTCCCCGACGCCCGACACCACTGCAGCGCGTTTATCGTCGACGGCGGCGCCACGCACCCGATCGAGCGCTCCTCCGACGACGGGGAACCCTCCGGCACCGCGGGCACCCCCATGCTCGACGTGCTGCGCGGCTCCGGCATGCGGGATGTGGCGGCAGTGGTGACGCGCTACTTCGGCGGCATCAAGCTCGGCGCGGGCGGGCTCGTCCACGCGTACTCGAACGCGGCGGCGGGGGCCACCGAGCTGGTGCCCCGGGTGCGCCGCCGCGTCCGGGAGCTGTCCACGGTGTCCCTCCCGCATGCCGAGGCCGGGCGCGTCGAGTCCGAGCTGCGCCGCGCCGGCATCGACGTCGTCGCCATCGACTACGCGGCGGCGGCGCGCTACACCCTCGCGTTCGACCCCGGCGAGGCCGCGCGCGTAGACGCCGTTGTAGCCGCAGCCACCCACGGCGCAGCCCAGGCGAGAAGCGCCGGGCACGACTGGGTGGAGGTGGGTGTGGAGGTGGATGTAGAGGTGGATGTAGAGGTGGACGGGGACCGCTAA
- the treY gene encoding malto-oligosyltrehalose synthase, whose product MRRPITSTYRLQLRGPHADPAGRKFGFAEAAEQVPYLRSLGVSHLYLSPIFTAVKESNHNYDVTDPTVVNPELGGIEGLRELAAAAHEAGLGIVLDIVPNHLGVETPRLNRWWWDVLKHGQESEFESFFDIDWHEDNGAGGRLGLPVLGAEGDEDKFELVHLDEIDEDVLKYYDNYFPLDPESYSSLDDDPVDVYSRQHYRLMFWRDGVISYRRFFSVNGLAGIRQEDPLVFEQTHRILRQLIAEDLIDGIRVDHPDGLADPFDYLTRLRDLIGDDRWLVVEKILGVNEPLDPRLAVDGTTGYDAMREFDGIFIAREAEDALSMLALHQSGSTWDEDAIEAAEHQLKRDVAASELGAEIRRLTRAIRRDNFSTAGHTVSDEDLTTTVIELVAAIPVYRADYISLSRITSSVVAEMARRFPSRRDALDLITAALLANSEAKTRFAQVCGAVMAKGVEDTLFYRACRLVALQEVGGAPGRFGVSAAEFHLLQQERATLWPQAMTSLTTHDTKRSEDTRARIIEITEEASDFAELARQVAAIVPPPDSATGHFLLQNILGVWPHDGEITDELRQRLHDYAIKAVREAGVKTSWFDQDAAFEQAVLDWVDALLYGPVTSAVSAYAQQLHNGAIQVSLGRKMLQLVGPGIPDTYQGQEYFDLSLVDPDNRRFVDYTQRAQTLEQYLDFKTGSDRSLSAFLSLGAGPGPEGQTEGSDQVPAGPALYPHLPGIIDRAKQTVVREALALRRDYPDVFLTGEHQPVFAVGEAESHLVGIARGDRDVRGASGLGIIALATRRPLSLERRGGWGETTVTLPEGTWVDRMSGLTFEGTVPVKDVLAVLPTALLVSSKLISGYPWHP is encoded by the coding sequence ATGCGACGCCCGATCACTTCGACCTACCGCCTCCAGCTGCGCGGACCGCACGCCGACCCCGCCGGAAGGAAGTTCGGTTTCGCGGAGGCCGCGGAGCAGGTCCCCTATCTGCGCTCCCTCGGCGTGTCGCATCTGTACCTCTCGCCCATCTTCACCGCCGTGAAGGAGTCGAACCACAACTACGACGTCACCGACCCCACGGTGGTCAACCCGGAGCTCGGCGGGATCGAAGGGCTGCGCGAGCTGGCGGCGGCCGCGCACGAGGCGGGCCTGGGCATCGTGCTCGACATCGTGCCCAACCACCTGGGCGTGGAAACCCCGCGCCTGAACCGCTGGTGGTGGGATGTGCTCAAGCACGGCCAGGAATCCGAGTTCGAGTCCTTCTTCGACATCGACTGGCACGAGGACAACGGCGCCGGCGGCCGGCTCGGCCTGCCCGTGCTCGGCGCCGAGGGCGACGAGGACAAGTTCGAGCTGGTCCACCTCGACGAGATCGACGAGGACGTGCTCAAGTACTACGACAATTACTTCCCACTGGATCCGGAGAGCTATTCCTCGCTTGACGACGACCCGGTGGACGTCTACTCGCGCCAGCACTACCGCCTCATGTTCTGGCGCGACGGGGTGATCTCGTACCGCCGCTTCTTCTCCGTCAACGGCCTCGCCGGTATCCGCCAGGAGGATCCGCTGGTGTTCGAGCAGACGCACCGCATCCTGCGCCAGCTCATCGCGGAAGACCTCATCGACGGCATCCGCGTGGACCACCCCGACGGCCTGGCCGACCCGTTTGACTACCTCACCCGCCTGCGCGACCTCATCGGCGATGACCGGTGGCTGGTGGTGGAGAAGATCCTCGGCGTCAACGAGCCGTTGGATCCCCGCCTGGCGGTCGACGGCACCACCGGATACGACGCGATGCGCGAGTTCGACGGAATCTTCATTGCTCGCGAGGCGGAGGACGCGCTGAGCATGCTGGCGCTGCACCAGTCCGGCTCGACGTGGGACGAGGACGCGATCGAGGCGGCGGAGCACCAGCTCAAGCGCGACGTCGCCGCCTCCGAGCTGGGAGCAGAGATCCGCCGCCTCACCCGCGCGATCCGCCGCGACAACTTCTCCACCGCCGGACACACCGTCTCGGACGAGGATCTGACCACCACCGTCATCGAGCTCGTGGCGGCGATCCCGGTCTACCGGGCGGACTACATCTCCCTGTCGCGCATCACGTCGTCCGTCGTGGCGGAGATGGCCAGGCGCTTCCCGTCCCGTCGCGACGCGCTCGACCTCATCACCGCGGCGCTGCTGGCCAACAGCGAGGCCAAGACGCGCTTCGCCCAGGTGTGCGGCGCCGTGATGGCCAAGGGCGTCGAGGACACCCTCTTCTACCGCGCGTGCCGCCTAGTCGCGCTCCAGGAGGTCGGGGGCGCGCCGGGCCGCTTCGGCGTCTCGGCGGCCGAGTTCCACCTCCTGCAGCAGGAGCGCGCCACCTTGTGGCCGCAGGCGATGACGTCGCTGACCACCCACGACACGAAGCGCTCGGAGGACACCCGCGCGCGGATCATCGAGATCACCGAGGAGGCGAGCGACTTCGCGGAGCTAGCCCGCCAGGTGGCTGCGATCGTGCCCCCGCCGGACTCCGCCACGGGCCACTTCCTCCTGCAGAACATCTTGGGCGTGTGGCCGCACGACGGGGAGATCACCGACGAGCTGCGCCAGCGCCTGCACGACTACGCCATCAAAGCCGTGCGCGAGGCCGGGGTGAAGACGAGCTGGTTCGACCAGGATGCCGCCTTCGAGCAGGCCGTCCTCGACTGGGTGGACGCCCTGCTCTACGGCCCCGTCACCTCCGCCGTTTCCGCGTACGCCCAGCAACTGCACAACGGCGCGATCCAGGTGTCGCTGGGCCGCAAGATGCTGCAGCTCGTAGGCCCCGGCATCCCCGACACCTACCAGGGCCAGGAGTACTTTGACCTGTCGCTGGTGGACCCGGACAACCGCAGGTTCGTGGACTACACCCAGCGCGCCCAGACCCTGGAGCAGTACCTCGACTTCAAGACCGGCAGCGACCGATCCCTCTCGGCGTTCCTCTCGCTCGGCGCAGGCCCGGGGCCCGAAGGGCAGACCGAGGGCAGTGACCAGGTGCCCGCCGGTCCGGCGCTGTACCCGCACCTGCCGGGCATCATCGACCGCGCCAAGCAGACCGTGGTGCGCGAGGCGCTGGCACTGCGCCGCGATTACCCCGACGTCTTCCTCACGGGCGAGCACCAGCCGGTCTTCGCGGTGGGCGAAGCCGAGTCGCACCTGGTGGGCATCGCGCGCGGCGACAGAGACGTCCGCGGCGCCTCCGGGTTGGGCATTATCGCGCTCGCCACCCGGCGCCCGCTCTCCCTGGAGCGTCGCGGCGGATGGGGCGAAACGACGGTCACACTGCCCGAGGGAACGTGGGTCGACCGCATGTCGGGGCTGACCTTCGAGGGCACGGTGCCGGTCAAGGACGTTCTGGCAGTGCTGCCCACGGCCCTGCTCGTTTCCTCCAAGCTCATCAGCGGCTACCCGTGGCACCCGTGA